The following coding sequences lie in one Glycine soja cultivar W05 chromosome 16, ASM419377v2, whole genome shotgun sequence genomic window:
- the LOC114390374 gene encoding transcription factor bHLH91-like: MSSVWCGPKMYEESSCYDPDAMMAEGAEDCFPQMVSESEAVMSATPTQTHTHNTFAYSYSCGEDAANANGPIAMEHPQQNPYNYSNTQFVEELYSNQQFTYHTPTPDLLDLLHLPNPIPGDNRTNVSSVSYDPYLHLNLQQQQQPTLRELLPHMPALRNDFPFGGAAGGDDIQDFGNGLVDFTQQEVGKRRGGKRTKQFTSTTTERQRRVDLSSKFDALKELIPNPSKSDRASVVGDAINYIRELKRTVEELKLLVEKKRLEKQRVMMRHKVETEGESSNLDPAEYSESLRSSWIQRKTKDTEVDVRIVDNEVTIKLVQRKKIDCLVHVSHLLDQLNLDLQHVAGGHIGDFCSYLFNTKICEGSSIYASAIANKLIQVMDTSLAAASLA, from the exons ATGAGTAGTGTGTGGTGTGGTCCAAAAATGTACGAAGAAAGTAGTTGCTATGATCCCGATGCAATGATGGCAGAGGGAGCAGAAGACTGCTTCCCCCAAATGGTTTCAGAATCAGAGGCAGTTATGTCTGCTACACCCACACAGACCCACACCCACAACACCTTTGCCTACTCCTATTCCTGCGGAGAAGATGCTGCAAATGCAAATGGCCCAATAGCGATGGAACACCCCCAACAAAATCCATACAATTATAGCAACACCCAATTTGTGGAAGAGCTTTATTCGAATCAGCAATTTACTTATCACACACCAACACCAGATCTCCTTGACCTTCTCCACTTGCCAAACCCTATTCCAGGAGATAATAGGACAAACGTCTCCTCTGTGTCCTATGACCCTTACTTGCATCTCAAcctgcaacaacaacaacaacctacCCTCCGAGAGTTGCTTCCTCACATGCCGGCTCTCAGAAATGATTTCCCCTTCGGCGGTGCCGCTGGAGGGGACGACATACAAGACTTCGGAAATGGATTGGTGGACTTCACTCAACAAGAAGTTGGGAAAAGGAGAGGTGGAAAGAGGACGAAGCAGTTCACCAGCACCACCACTGAGAGACAAAGGAGAGTGGATTTGAGTAGTAAATTTGATGCTTTGAAAGAACTCATCCCAAACCCCTCCAag AGTGATAGAGCATCTGTGGTGGGAGATGCAATTAACTACATCAGAGAGCTTAAGAGGACAGTGGAAGAACTCAAATTACTGGTGGAGAAGAAGAGGCTCGAGAAACAAAGGGTGATGATGAGGCACAAGGTTGAAACTGAAGGTGAATCCTCCAACCTGGACCCTGCAGAGTACAGTGAAAGCTTAAGAAGTTCTTGGATACAGAGAAAAACCAAAGACACCGAGGTTGATGTGCGCATTGTTGACAACGAGGTCACAATTAAGCTTGTTCAGAGGAAGAAGATCGATTGCTTGGTGCATGTGTCTCACCTTCTCGATCAACTTAACCTCGATCTCCAACATGTTGCTGGTGGCCACATTGGCGATTTCTGCAGCTATCTCTTCAATACCAAG ATATGTGAAGGTTCCTCAATTTATGCGAGTGCCATAGCCAACAAGCTCATTCAGGTCATGGACACAAGTTTGGCGGCAGCGTCACTCGCTTAA
- the LOC114391027 gene encoding aspartate--tRNA ligase, chloroplastic/mitochondrial-like yields MDPTTRGNLLRRCSTGPSDLILFAVGHHTSVNKTLDRLRVYVAHDLGLVDHGRHSVLWITNFPMFEWNDPEQRLEALHHPFIAPNPEDMNDLASARALAYDMVYNGVEIDGGSLRIYKCDIQQKVLEIVGISMEHVSGALIGNNDYVTIPVLSCLFIYFASFYIYKMLQCCQTNLN; encoded by the exons ATGGATCCTACAACCAGAGGGAATTTGTTAAGGCGATGCTCTACAGGACCAAGCGATCTGATTTTATTTGCAGTGGGTCATCACACATCTGTAAATAAAACTTTAGACCGTCTTAGAGTTTATGTAGCCCATGACCTAGGTTTGGTTGACCAT GGCAGGCATTCAGTTTTGTGGATCACTAATTTTCCGATGTTTGAGTGGAATGATCcagagcaaaggctagag GCTCTTCATCATCCTTTCATTGCACCAAATCCTGAAGACATGAATGACCTTGCATCTGCTCGTGCGTTGGCTTATGACATGGTTTACAATGGAGTGGAG ATTGATGGGGGAAGTCTAAGAATTTATAAATGTGATATACAACAAAAGGTTTTGGAGATTGTTGGCATCTCAATGGAGCATGTTAGTGGAGCATTAATCGGAAATAATGACTACGTCACCATTCCTGTGCTTAGttgtctttttatttattttgcatctttctatatttataaaatgCTTCAATGTTGCCAGACAAATTTAAACTAG
- the LOC114389787 gene encoding uncharacterized protein LOC114389787 yields the protein MELWEIKCAGSSFTWIRPNGSVKSSLDRFLVSDQWLSTWPDSFQHFLPRDFSDHWPTILQTKRVDWGPKPFRVADWWLHQKGYQKLVRETWSSAQQGGWGGFVLKNKLRYLKDVIRQWSKDYGFINHKGIQKIQQKLNEVEDLASNRILCEDEIKAKRALQQELRNYNGLQGILIGGVWVQDPNVVKKEAVSFFLNRFTEKHYFRPTLDGVQFPSINQRQREDFIAPFSDQEIKEAVWSCGGDKCPGPDGFNFNFIKEFWGVVKPDFRRFVDEFHVHGCFPRGSNASFLGLIPKIKHPQSFDDYRPTSLIGCMYKVIAKLLANRLRHVIVGEGISGLMREAVQKNLYRSYMVGKKKVPTNILQYADDTVFVGEAAWENVLVLKALLRGFELASGLKINYAKSQFGIIGGMVNWANEAAQILNCRQMETPFYYLGIPIGAKPSSRLVWEPLINKCESKLSKWAQKNISMARKVTLINYVINALPIYLLSFFKIPQKVAHRLVALQRNFLWGGDREHKKILWVKWEDICLPKAEGGLGIKEISKFNEALLGKWIWALASDQQQLWARIINSKYGGWKEFQFGRDKRGFSYWWRDLRKLYHQADHSIFHQNMAWKIGCGDRINFWTDRWVREEFTLEQKYNQLFMISRQQHSLISMMGTFSQDNWRWGLKWRRNLFDHENDLAVNFMEDITSIYIQRYVKDTMMWKADSSGVYSTKSAYRLMLKPNVPGSEVRISKLIWKLKIPPRAAVFTWRLLKDRLSTKEQAQEVALVCIKNKLKRLLKRLALTDPLKLLQEHNKGLDQTYLREVAKEKKHRLLTMLECDEHDARP from the exons ATGGAGCTCTGGGAGATTAAGTGTGCTGGTAGTAGCTTTACTTGGATCAGGCCCAATGGAAGTGTGAAGAGTAGTCTTGATAGATTCCTGGTTTCAGACCAGTGGTTGTCTACCTGGCCTGATAGTTTTCAACATTTCCTCCCAAGGGACTTTTCTGACCATTGGCCAACCATCTTGCAAACCAAGAGGGTGGACTGGGGTCCTAAGCCTTTTAGGGTAGCTGATTGGTGGCTTCATCAAAAAGGGTATCAAAAATTGGTGAGGGAGACTTGGAGTAGTGCTCAGCAGGGGGGCTGGGGGGGTTTTGTTCTCAAAAACAAGCTAAGGTACTTAAAAGATGTCATAAGGCAGTGGAGTAAAGATTATGGGTTCATTAATCACAAAGGAATTCAGAAAATCCAGCAGAAGCTAAATGAAGTGGAAGACCTAGCATCTAATAGAATTCTATGCGAGGATGAGATTAAGGCTAAGAGAGCTTTACAGCAAGAACT AAGAAATTATAATGGTCTCCAAGGAATTCTCATTGGTGGTGTGTGGGTTCAGGATCCTAATGTAGTCAAGAAAGAAGCTGTGAGTTTTTTCCTCAACAGATTCACTGAAAAGCATTATTTCAGACCTACCCTTGATGGAGTACAATTCCCCTCAATTAACCAGAGGCAGAGGGAGGACTTCATTGCCCCTTTCTCAGATCAAGAGATCAAAGAAGCAGTGTGGAGCTGTGGTGGGGACAAATGCCCTGGGCCTGATggctttaatttcaattttattaaagaatttTGGGGAGTGGTGAAACCTGACTTCAGAAGATTTGTGGATGAGTTTCATGTGCATGGCTGCTTCCCTAGAGGCAGCAATGCTTCCTTTCTGGGTCTAATTCCCAAAATTAAACACCCTCAGTCCTTTGATGATTACAGACCAACCTCCTTGATTGGATGTATGTACAAGGTGATAGCGAAGTTACTAGCAAACAGATTGAGACATGTTATAGTTGGAGAAGGCATCTCAGGATTGATGAGGGAAGCAGTTCAGAAAAATCTATATAGAAGTTACATGGTTGGAAAGAAAAAGGTACCCACTAATATTTTGCAATATGCAGATGACACAGTTTTTGTGGGAGAGGCTGCTTGGGAGAATGTTCTTGTTTTGAAGGCTCTGCTTAGAGGCTTTGAACTGGCCTCAGGACTGAAGATTAACTATGCTAAAAGCCAATTTGGGATCATAGGAGGGATGGTTAATTGGGCAAATGAGGCAGCCCAAATTCTGAATTGTAGGCAAATGGAAACTCCTTTCTATTATCTGGGTATCCCTATTGGGGCTAAACCCTCAAGCAGATTGGTGTGGGAGCCTTTGATCAATAAATGTGAATCCAAATTATCCAAGTGGGCACAGAAGAATATATCCATGGCAAGGAAGGTGACTCTAATAAATTATGTCATCAATGCCTTACCAATATATCTATTATCCTTCTTCAAGATTCCCCAAAAGGTAGCTCATAGATTGGTAGCATTGCAAAGGAATTTTTTGTGGGGGGGAGATAGGGAGCACAAGAAAATTCTATGGGTAAAATGGGAGGATATTTGCCTTCCTAAGGCTGAAGGGGGTCTCGGGATTAAAGAAATATCTAAATTCAATGAAGCTTTGTTGGGAAAATGGATATGGGCCTTAGCTTCTGACCAACAGCAGTTATGGGCTAGAATCATTAACTCCAAATATGGAGGATGGAAAGAGTTCCAGTTTGGAAGAGATAAAAGGGGATTTTCCTACTGGTGGAGGGACCTGAGGAAGCTTTATCATCAGGCTGACCATAGCATATTTCATCAAAACATGGCTTGGAAGATTGGGTGTGGGGACAGAATTAACTTCTGGACAGACAGATGGGTAAGGGAAGAATTCACTCTTGAGCAGAAATACAATCAACTTTTCATGATCAGTAGACAGCAACACAGCCTCATTTCAATGATGGGAACCTTCTCCCAGGATAATTGGAGATGGGGCTTGAAGTGGAGGAGAAATCTATTTGaccatgaaaatgatttggcAGTGAACTTTATGGAGGATATTACTTCTATCTATATTCAGAGATATGTGAAGGACACTATGATGTGGAAAGCTGATTCTAGTGGTGTGTACTCCACCAAGTCAGCTTATAGACTAATGTTGAAGCCCAATGTTCCTGGTTCAGAAGTGAGGATTTCCAAATTAATATGGAAGCTGAAAATCCCCCCAAGGGCAGCAGTCTTCACTTGGAGGCTCCTCAAGGACAGGCTCTCCACTAAGG AACAAGCTCAAGAGGTTGCTCTTGTGTGTATAAAGAACAAGCTCAAGAGGTTGCTCAAGAGGTTGGCATTAACAGATCCACTTAAACTGTTACAAGAACACAATAAGG GATTAGACCAAACATACCTACGTGAGGTggcgaaggagaagaagcacaGACTTCTGACGATGCTCGAGTGCGACGAACACGATGCTCGACCTTAG